A window of Panicum virgatum strain AP13 chromosome 8K, P.virgatum_v5, whole genome shotgun sequence contains these coding sequences:
- the LOC120645976 gene encoding short-chain dehydrogenase reductase 2a-like, with amino-acid sequence MYTCRLLLANKVAVITGAASTVGKAIARKFFENGASVFLADKELNTCKSFAGELENSKDPNDKTTKVAKAMTYDTSDWLKFSDEIENLKDEHKHLDIFYNNTEFNHVSALSDSKAFETAMAANFQSVLDSINHTSAVMTSQNPKGGCILLRSSTMGLLGDVVPSAYSISQAAAIGVIRAKAAELAGHGVRVNAISQHANIHKRVLKSIFPHAENDHLEHMINKYIMTKMATEEDVANAAVYLASDYGKSLTGNNLILNGEFTTP; translated from the coding sequence ATGTATACATGCAGGTTGCTGCTTGCTAACAAGGTGGCCGTCATCACGGGAGCCGCGAGCACAGTCGGCAAGGCGATTGCCCGAAAATTCTTCGAGAATGGCGCCTCGGTCTTCCTCGCTGACAAGGAGCTGAACACGTGCAAAAGCTTCGCAGGCGAACTCGAAAACAGCAAGGACCCTAATGATAAAACCACGAAAGTGGCTAAAGCAATGACCTACGACACAAGCGACTGGCTGAAGTTTAGTGATGAGATTGAGAACCTGAAGGATGAACACAAGCATCTTGACATCTTCTACAACAACACTGAGTTCAACCACGTGTCTGCTTTGAGTGACAGCAAAGCCTTCGAGACCGCCATGGCGGCCAACTTCCAGTCCGTCCTGGACAGCATCAATCACACCAGTGCTGTGATGACGAGCCAGAACCCGAAGGGAGGCTGCATCCTCCTGAGGAGCAGCACCATGGGCTTGCTCGGCGACGTGGTGCCGTCGGCGTACAGCATCTCCCAGGCCGCAGCCATCGGCGTGATCCGGGCCAAGGCGGCGGAGCTGGCGGGGCATGGTGTGCGGGTGAATGCTATCTCGCAGCACGCCAACATTCACAAGCGCGTGCTCAAGTCAATCTTCCCCCATGCCGAGAATGACCACCTTGAACATATGATCAACAAGTACATTATGACCAAGATGGCGACCGAAGAGGACGTGGCCAACGCAGCGGTGTACCTCGCGTCGGACTACGGTAAGAGCCTGACAGGGAACAACCTCATCCTGAACGGCGAGTTCACTACTCCTTAG